From the Leucoraja erinacea ecotype New England chromosome 33, Leri_hhj_1, whole genome shotgun sequence genome, one window contains:
- the znf710a gene encoding zinc finger protein 710a isoform X4, which yields MASPLSRQEENDISWRVVGNALTVMDHLVNTGTQTDPVVILTFAQAVTLGLVGQNGPMNFPFRENGMYYLPDGSVNKSTVYEHFTEEQNPGLDVINTSDCFELHVEDGLEVENDFIPFERQARRRKRQPVKLVHAEKNDENCKEEIIEEDYIAENQSNTVLYRNGIKMIDISNFKRKHLHRPFRERTLEVQSVAFPPAFKENLHCNSSDHQENIGTEEEKIMSSYFEANKSASLSQMADQFSDESDTQGNRNFVWQGQVPYEVEVSASQQDDRNRRAQIDRLDINVQIDDSYCIDAGEGQKRWQCRLCEKSYTSKYNLVTHILGHSGIKPHECQHCHKLFKQPSHLQMHLLTHDGIRPHKCEVCDKAFTQTSHLKRHMLLHSDIKPYSCRVCGRGFAYPSELKTHEAKHENGRCHVCIECGFDFATLIQLKRHLVAHQGPTPYECTECDKTFSYRSQLQNHMMKHQNIRPYVCTECGMEFAQPHHLKQHSLTHKGVKEFKCEVCGREFTLQANLKRHMLIHTSVRAYQCHICFKTFVQKQTLKTHMIVHSPIKPFKCLW from the exons ATGGCGTCTCCGCTGAGCAGACAAGAAGAGAATG atATCTCTTGGAGAGTAGTCGGTAATGCATTGACAGTCATGGATCACCTTGTAAATACTGGAACCCAAACAGACCCTGTTGTGATACTAACTTTTGCGCAAGCAGTTACTTTGGGCCTTGTTGGTCAGAATGGCCCAATGAATTTTCCATTCAGAGAGAATGGAATGTATTATTTGCCAGATGGATCGGTTAACAAGAGCACTGTATATGAACACTTCACAGAGGAGCAGAACCCAGGACTGGATGTAATTAATACATCAGATTGTTTTGAACTGCATGTGGAAGATGGTTTAGAGGTGGAGAATGACTTTATTCCTTTTGAAAGGCAAGCTAGAAGGAGGAAAAGGCAGCCTGTGAAGCTAGTACATGCTGAAAAAAATGATGAAAATTGTAAGGAAGAAATTATAGAGGAGGATTACATCGCAGAAAATCAATCCAATACTGTTTTATACAGGAATGGAATTAAAATGATTGACATTAGTAACTTCAAAAGGAAACATCTGCATCGTCCCTTTCGTGAAAGAACTCTGGAGGTTCAATCTGTTGCCTTTCCTCCAGCTTTTAAGGAAAACCTCCACTGCAATTCCTCTGACCATCAGGAAAACATTGGCACTGAAGAAGAAAAAATAATGAGCAGCTATTTTGAGGCAAATAAATCAGCAAGTTTAAGCCAAATGGCAGATCAATTTTCAGATGAGTCGGACACTCAGGGGAATCGTAACTTTGTATGGCAGGGACAAGTGCCGTACGAGGTTGAGGTGTCTGCTTCACAGCAGGACGATCGGAACAGAAGAGCTCAGATAGACCGATTGGATATAAATGTACAGATTGACGATTCCTATTGTATTGATGCTGGGGAAGGACAAAAGCGGTGGCAGTGTCGGCTCTGCGAGAAATCGTACACTTCCAAATATAACTTGGTCACTCACATATTGGGCCACAGTGGTATTAAGCCTCACGAATGCCAACATTGTCATAAGCTTTTTAAGCAGCCAAGTCATTTACAGATGCACCTTCTCACCCACGATGGCATAAGGCCGCacaagtgtgaggtgtgtgaCAAAGCCTTCACACAAACCAGCCATCTTAAACGGCACATGCTACTACACTCTGACATCAAGCCTTACAGCTGCAGAGTTTGCGGGCGAGGGTTTGCCTATCCAAGTGAGTTGAAAACCCATGAAGCAAAGCATGAAAACGGTAGGTGTCATGTCTGCATAGAATGTGGCTTTGATTTTGCGACACTCATTCAGCTGAAAAGGCACCTCGTTGCACATCAAGGCCCCACTCCGTATGAATGCACAGAGTGCGACAAAACTTTCAGTTATCGAAGCCAACTCCAGAATCACATGATGAAACATCAGAATATCCGGCCCTATGTCTGTACTGAATGTGGTATGGAATTTGCCCAGCCCCATCACCTGAAGcagcactcactcacacacaag GGAGTTAAAGAGTTTAAGTGTGAGGTGTGTGGACGTGAATTCACCCTCCAAGCAAATTTGAAGAGGCACATGTTGATCCATACGAGTGTACGAGCTTATCAGTGCCACATCTGCTTTAAAACATTTGTTCAGAAACAGACTTTGAAGACCCACATGATTGTTCATTCACCTATCAAACCATTTAAAT